The Flavobacterium piscisymbiosum genome includes a region encoding these proteins:
- a CDS encoding TonB-dependent receptor domain-containing protein, translating into MKNIITSLMLAFSVYGYSQTEKETDSIVETSINALDEIVITKKKVLYTQKSDRLVFNVENSIVSEGGTALDVLSRAPGVVVSQDGELSIRGQQGVGVMINGKLTQLSQKELANYLKSTTSSNIKQIEVITNPSSKYDATGKAGIINIILKKPNAGGLKGTVFTNYGRGRKNRTNSGANLSYNKEKFGVYGNYSYTFRGEEERKEFDQNQYTDATRQTISTKNHQTSTTDEPLTSNNFKIGTTYEVSPKTNLELYVDAKLGRYENIANGRNTLLNATDQVQFDASTYNDSKEKWNDYTYAFSGVHKFNTEGKNMSFDFEYETSKFRSNQFQSARNIDPLSTANINDRRGFIPSQLKVFTGKVDFTNPLKEKQSIEWGFKASIKNNDNPSVYEYNDNNQWIVDLNSTNHFEYKEQIYAAYANFKYQMEKLNIQGGLRTEYTAINILQKTLNEEHKDDYLKWFPSVSMKYELTSNHSIHASYSKRINRPSQFDLNPFRFYDDSFNYSQGNPNLVPEITHSAEIGYAWKSAFMASLYFSKTKDVFTEVYVYDPANNTTVTSQINVDKSYNYGANITNTAEIYKWWSVNTLFNIFENKFMGNVVNTDKIDPIVTLNLSVQNSFTITESWKAEANAQYQSKSNLGIYERDAFFDFSIGISKQVLSKKGNIKLNVTDIFNTNNFHINSVIAQTSINKRYDLDNRIATIAFTYRI; encoded by the coding sequence ATGAAGAATATTATAACATCTCTTATGCTTGCATTTTCGGTCTACGGTTATTCGCAGACAGAAAAAGAAACAGACAGTATTGTCGAAACTTCTATCAATGCATTAGATGAAATTGTAATTACAAAAAAGAAAGTTTTATATACCCAAAAATCAGACAGATTAGTTTTTAATGTCGAAAACAGTATTGTTTCTGAAGGCGGAACAGCATTAGATGTTTTATCGCGTGCTCCGGGTGTTGTCGTGTCTCAGGATGGCGAATTATCGATTCGCGGACAACAAGGTGTTGGCGTAATGATCAATGGCAAATTGACCCAGCTTTCGCAAAAAGAACTGGCCAATTATTTAAAATCGACCACTTCATCAAATATCAAACAAATAGAGGTGATTACCAATCCTTCCTCTAAATATGACGCTACCGGAAAAGCCGGAATTATTAATATCATTTTAAAGAAACCAAATGCGGGCGGACTTAAAGGAACTGTTTTTACCAATTATGGACGAGGCCGAAAAAACAGAACCAATTCTGGTGCCAACTTAAGTTACAATAAAGAAAAATTTGGTGTTTATGGAAACTACAGCTACACTTTTAGAGGGGAAGAAGAACGTAAAGAATTTGACCAAAATCAATATACTGATGCAACCCGCCAGACCATTTCGACAAAAAACCATCAAACCTCAACGACTGATGAACCATTGACTTCGAACAATTTTAAAATAGGAACAACTTACGAAGTTTCTCCTAAAACGAATTTGGAACTCTATGTTGATGCTAAATTGGGCCGCTACGAAAACATCGCTAATGGTAGAAACACCTTGCTTAACGCTACAGATCAGGTGCAATTTGATGCTTCGACCTACAATGACAGCAAAGAGAAATGGAATGATTATACGTATGCATTCTCCGGGGTTCATAAATTTAATACCGAAGGAAAAAATATGTCTTTTGATTTTGAATATGAAACTTCAAAATTTAGATCGAATCAGTTTCAGAGTGCCAGGAATATAGATCCTTTAAGTACTGCTAACATAAATGACAGAAGAGGTTTTATTCCGTCGCAATTGAAGGTTTTTACCGGAAAAGTAGATTTTACAAATCCGCTGAAGGAAAAACAGTCTATCGAATGGGGATTTAAAGCCAGTATAAAAAACAACGATAATCCATCGGTTTACGAATACAATGACAATAATCAATGGATTGTAGATCTTAATTCGACGAATCATTTTGAATATAAAGAACAAATTTATGCGGCTTATGCCAACTTTAAATATCAAATGGAAAAATTGAATATTCAGGGTGGTTTACGTACTGAATATACTGCGATAAACATTTTACAAAAAACGCTGAATGAAGAGCATAAAGACGATTATTTAAAATGGTTTCCGAGTGTTTCTATGAAATATGAACTGACCAGCAATCATTCGATACATGCTTCATATAGTAAAAGAATCAACAGACCAAGTCAGTTCGATTTGAATCCGTTTCGTTTTTATGATGATTCCTTCAACTATTCTCAGGGAAATCCGAATCTGGTTCCTGAAATCACACATTCTGCAGAAATAGGTTATGCCTGGAAAAGTGCTTTTATGGCTTCATTATATTTCAGCAAAACAAAAGATGTTTTTACCGAAGTATATGTTTATGATCCGGCCAATAATACCACGGTAACTTCTCAGATTAATGTAGACAAGTCTTATAATTACGGAGCCAATATTACCAATACGGCCGAAATTTATAAATGGTGGTCTGTAAATACGCTTTTTAATATTTTCGAAAATAAATTTATGGGGAATGTGGTCAATACAGACAAAATTGACCCAATTGTTACCTTGAATTTAAGCGTTCAAAACTCCTTTACCATTACAGAAAGCTGGAAAGCTGAAGCTAACGCCCAGTATCAGTCAAAATCGAATCTTGGTATATATGAACGAGATGCTTTCTTTGATTTCAGCATTGGTATCTCAAAACAAGTATTGTCCAAAAAAGGCAATATCAAACTGAATGTTACAGACATTTTCAATACCAATAATTTCCACATCAATTCGGTTATAGCGCAAACGAGTATTAATAAAAGATATGATCTTGATAATCGTATTGCCACAATAGCTTTTACATATAGAATCTAA
- the gldA gene encoding gliding motility-associated ABC transporter ATP-binding subunit GldA → MSIEVNNISKSYGTQKALNSISFSIQKGEIVGFLGPNGAGKSTLMKILTTYLLADGGSALVNGHDVMTSAKSVQRSIGYLPEHNPLYLDLYVREYLAFNADVYQVPKSRIEEVIQLTGLTPESHKKIGQLSKGYRQRVGLANALLHNPDVLILDEPTTGLDPNQLMEIRNVIKNVGKDKTVFLSTHIMQEVEAICDRVIIIDKGQIVADKKLDHLVSEDKEQVIEVEFDYQIQEQLLAKLENITSYKNIHDMTWELTFVAEKDMRPAIFDFANENGLKTLQLNQKNKNLEAVFREITK, encoded by the coding sequence ATGTCGATAGAAGTAAACAACATATCAAAAAGTTACGGAACTCAAAAAGCATTAAATTCAATTTCATTTTCTATTCAAAAAGGAGAAATCGTTGGATTTCTTGGTCCAAATGGAGCAGGAAAATCTACTTTAATGAAAATTTTGACTACTTATTTACTTGCCGATGGCGGTTCAGCCCTTGTAAATGGTCATGATGTCATGACGAGCGCAAAGTCAGTTCAACGTTCTATTGGCTATTTACCGGAACATAATCCGTTGTATCTGGATTTGTATGTTCGTGAGTATTTGGCTTTTAATGCCGATGTTTATCAGGTTCCAAAATCAAGAATCGAAGAAGTCATTCAACTGACAGGACTGACACCGGAAAGCCATAAAAAAATAGGACAATTGTCTAAAGGATACCGCCAGCGTGTGGGACTTGCGAATGCTTTATTGCACAATCCGGATGTTTTGATTCTGGATGAACCTACTACTGGTTTGGACCCGAATCAGTTAATGGAAATTCGTAACGTAATTAAAAATGTCGGAAAAGATAAAACCGTTTTTTTATCAACTCACATTATGCAGGAAGTCGAAGCCATTTGTGATCGTGTCATTATTATTGACAAAGGACAAATTGTTGCCGATAAAAAATTAGATCATTTAGTATCTGAAGATAAAGAACAAGTTATCGAAGTAGAATTTGATTATCAGATACAGGAACAACTTCTGGCAAAACTTGAAAACATTACTTCATACAAAAATATTCACGATATGACTTGGGAACTTACTTTTGTTGCCGAAAAAGATATGCGTCCGGCTATTTTTGATTTTGCCAACGAAAATGGTTTAAAAACATTACAACTCAACCAGAAAAATAAAAACCTGGAAGCTGTTTTTAGAGAAATTACTAAATAG
- a CDS encoding outer membrane beta-barrel protein translates to MKKILLILALAMFSFANAQKGTILVGGNIGFTSEKSEFQFGETTKNSFSFSPKVGYQFNDNWTVGGEFTVASAKNETATTEIKNNNFKIGAFVRYSVPLSQTFSIFADMGAGFQNEKSKVYGPANAYSKSKADGMYVGVTPALFINMKKGFGLNFSIGGLGYETLSYDNNGPDVSKFYFNFGQTFNIGVSKNF, encoded by the coding sequence ATGAAAAAAATTTTACTTATTCTGGCTTTAGCTATGTTTAGCTTTGCAAATGCACAAAAAGGAACAATCTTAGTTGGTGGAAACATCGGATTCACTTCTGAAAAATCAGAATTTCAATTTGGTGAAACAACAAAAAATTCATTTAGCTTTTCTCCTAAAGTTGGTTACCAATTTAATGACAACTGGACTGTTGGAGGTGAATTTACAGTAGCTTCTGCTAAAAACGAAACTGCAACTACAGAAATTAAAAATAATAATTTCAAAATAGGAGCATTTGTTCGTTATTCAGTGCCTTTGAGCCAAACTTTCTCTATTTTTGCTGATATGGGTGCTGGTTTTCAAAATGAAAAATCTAAAGTATATGGTCCTGCAAATGCTTATTCAAAATCTAAAGCAGATGGTATGTATGTAGGTGTAACTCCAGCTCTTTTCATTAACATGAAAAAAGGTTTTGGTCTTAACTTCAGTATTGGTGGTTTAGGATATGAAACATTGAGTTATGATAATAACGGACCAGATGTTAGTAAATTCTACTTCAACTTTGGACAAACATTTAATATTGGAGTTTCTAAAAACTTCTAA
- a CDS encoding Lrp/AsnC ligand binding domain-containing protein — translation MGCFFCVLEVQDTTSYQDFVMNKLSTIENIGNTNSIFVMAEIKHSTGLEFYFFYNVFVNFSWYFNRNKIKITFSVNFDF, via the coding sequence TTGGGGTGCTTTTTTTGTGTTTTAGAGGTTCAGGATACGACTAGTTATCAGGATTTTGTAATGAATAAATTATCAACAATAGAAAACATAGGAAACACCAACAGTATTTTTGTGATGGCAGAAATAAAACATAGTACTGGATTAGAGTTTTATTTTTTTTACAACGTTTTCGTGAATTTTTCTTGGTATTTTAATAGAAACAAGATAAAAATCACGTTTTCTGTAAATTTCGACTTCTAA
- a CDS encoding L-lactate MFS transporter — MIKINKWIVASAGMLLQLSIGSIYAYSVWINPIHELNGWDAHQLKLSFSLAICFLGLTAAFMQKFVRRIGPKKAGLLAALFFSAGLIGSGFAIAEKSLLLFYLFYGVISGIGLGFGYITPISVVVKWFPEKPGFAGGLVIMSFAVGSILASRLILPLTASLGVPGAFYLLGSAYFLIMVLASLFLLLPVSSIQIENAVQDNATIPLKVLLKDVRFYGLWLMLFFNTICGIALISIAAPMAKQLIHITDSQAINFVAFIGFFNGFGRLFWSSISDKIGRWSTFFLFYTIGACCFLVLSHTNSPILFQIMIFIIISCYGGAFATIPAFVKDIYGPNKMSSPFGFILIAWSVAAFVGPGLIGLTKDYTTIFYLFAGILMFTAIMCLI; from the coding sequence ATGATAAAAATAAATAAATGGATAGTTGCATCAGCAGGAATGTTATTGCAATTGTCAATAGGTTCGATTTATGCTTACAGTGTCTGGATTAATCCTATTCATGAATTGAATGGCTGGGATGCGCATCAATTAAAACTTTCCTTTAGTTTAGCCATTTGTTTTTTGGGTCTTACTGCTGCTTTCATGCAAAAATTTGTTCGAAGAATTGGTCCTAAAAAAGCCGGATTACTTGCTGCATTGTTTTTTAGCGCAGGATTAATAGGCAGCGGATTTGCTATTGCAGAAAAGTCATTGCTATTGTTTTATTTATTTTATGGCGTAATAAGTGGCATAGGTTTAGGATTTGGGTACATTACGCCTATTTCGGTTGTTGTAAAATGGTTTCCTGAAAAACCAGGATTTGCAGGCGGATTGGTTATTATGTCTTTTGCCGTGGGTTCTATATTGGCATCAAGACTTATTTTGCCTCTAACGGCATCACTCGGTGTTCCGGGAGCTTTTTATTTATTAGGCAGTGCTTATTTTTTAATAATGGTATTGGCGTCATTATTTCTTTTGCTTCCTGTTTCCAGTATTCAGATCGAAAATGCGGTACAGGATAATGCTACTATTCCTTTAAAAGTATTATTAAAAGACGTTCGTTTTTATGGTCTTTGGCTGATGCTTTTTTTTAATACAATTTGTGGTATTGCCTTAATTTCTATTGCAGCACCAATGGCAAAACAATTAATTCATATTACGGATAGCCAGGCAATTAATTTTGTTGCTTTTATTGGTTTTTTTAACGGATTTGGAAGATTGTTCTGGTCCAGTATCTCTGATAAAATTGGCAGATGGTCAACTTTCTTTTTGTTTTATACGATAGGAGCTTGTTGCTTTTTGGTTTTAAGTCATACCAATTCTCCCATTTTATTTCAAATCATGATATTTATTATTATAAGTTGTTATGGTGGGGCATTTGCAACGATTCCAGCCTTTGTTAAGGATATTTATGGACCAAATAAAATGAGCTCACCCTTTGGTTTTATATTGATAGCCTGGTCGGTAGCTGCTTTTGTTGGACCAGGATTAATTGGGCTGACTAAAGATTATACAACGATTTTTTATTTGTTCGCCGGAATTTTAATGTTTACTGCCATTATGTGCTTAATATAA
- the pflB gene encoding formate C-acetyltransferase: MKASVEKMVFTPGKWGASVNVQDFVVKNITPYEGDSSFLSGPSAKTTKLWDICKEALLKERANNGCSAIDVETISTINAFKPGYINKEDEVVVGLQTDELLKRAMKPFGGIKLVESAVKERGLQVSDRVIDIFNYAKNHNEKVFDAYDKEIRDYRSKHILTGLPDNYARGRIIGDFRRMALYGVNQLIAFKREDHNRVGGEMTEHKVRLREEISAQISALQDMLIMAADYGFDISLPAQNAKEAVQWVYFAYLAAVKEQDGAAMSLGNVSSFLDIYIERDLKEGLISEFEAQELVDQFVMKLRMVRHLRPGAYDEIFGGDPTWVTECIGGMFNDGRTKVTKSSFRFLQTLYNLGASPEPNLTVLWSEDLPQGFKDFCAQVSIDTSSIQYENDDLMRPNRGSDDYGIACCVSHQEIGKSIQHFGARANLPKALLIALNGGREERGGALIMKDIPFIHDEVLDYNVVSNVFKRTLKEVARVYAKSMYIIHYMHDKYYYERAQMAMIDSDPHVDIAYGAAGISIIADSLSAIKYAKVKPIRNENGITVDFNIEGDYPKFGNDDDRVDSIAQEITAFFIKELRKHTAYKNATPTLSLLTITSNVMYGTNTGATPDGRKDGESFAPGANPMHGRDSSGAIASLNSVAKLDYNDAQDGISNTFSMIPKSLGDTREEQVSNLVNTIDGYFAQMAHHLNVNVLNRETLQDAYNHPENHPQLTIRVSGYAVNFVRLSRAHQLEVIARTFHEAM; the protein is encoded by the coding sequence ATGAAAGCAAGTGTCGAAAAAATGGTATTTACACCCGGAAAATGGGGGGCATCAGTGAACGTTCAGGATTTTGTAGTAAAAAACATTACTCCTTATGAAGGGGATTCTTCTTTTTTATCGGGACCATCAGCAAAAACTACAAAATTGTGGGATATCTGTAAAGAAGCTTTATTAAAAGAGCGAGCAAATAACGGATGTTCGGCAATTGATGTAGAAACAATATCAACTATTAATGCATTTAAACCAGGCTACATTAATAAAGAAGATGAAGTGGTGGTTGGTTTGCAAACAGATGAATTGTTAAAACGAGCAATGAAACCTTTTGGAGGGATTAAATTGGTTGAATCTGCGGTAAAAGAAAGAGGATTACAAGTTTCTGATCGTGTAATAGATATTTTTAACTATGCTAAAAATCATAACGAAAAAGTTTTTGATGCTTATGATAAAGAGATCAGGGATTATCGTTCTAAACATATATTAACAGGTTTGCCTGATAATTATGCCCGCGGACGTATCATTGGTGACTTCCGTCGTATGGCTTTGTATGGAGTTAATCAGCTTATTGCTTTTAAAAGAGAAGATCATAATAGAGTTGGCGGCGAAATGACCGAACATAAAGTTCGTTTGCGTGAAGAGATTTCGGCGCAAATTAGTGCCTTGCAGGATATGCTGATTATGGCTGCTGATTATGGTTTTGATATTTCACTTCCTGCGCAAAATGCAAAAGAAGCGGTACAATGGGTTTATTTTGCTTATTTGGCTGCGGTAAAAGAGCAGGATGGAGCAGCAATGTCTTTAGGAAACGTATCTTCATTCCTTGATATTTATATAGAAAGAGATCTGAAAGAAGGATTAATTTCAGAATTTGAAGCACAGGAATTGGTAGATCAGTTTGTAATGAAATTGAGAATGGTACGCCATTTAAGACCTGGAGCTTATGATGAAATATTTGGTGGAGACCCAACATGGGTAACAGAATGTATTGGAGGTATGTTTAATGACGGAAGAACGAAAGTAACCAAATCTTCATTCAGATTCCTTCAGACATTATATAATTTAGGAGCATCTCCAGAACCAAACTTAACAGTTTTATGGTCAGAAGATCTTCCACAAGGATTTAAAGATTTCTGTGCGCAAGTGTCAATTGATACATCATCAATTCAATACGAAAATGATGATTTGATGAGACCAAACAGAGGTTCTGATGATTATGGAATTGCTTGTTGTGTATCGCATCAGGAAATTGGTAAATCTATTCAGCACTTTGGGGCACGTGCCAATTTACCTAAAGCTTTATTGATTGCTTTAAACGGAGGTAGAGAAGAACGTGGCGGAGCATTAATCATGAAAGATATTCCGTTTATTCACGACGAAGTATTAGATTATAATGTAGTAAGCAATGTGTTTAAACGTACGCTGAAAGAAGTAGCCAGAGTATATGCCAAATCAATGTATATTATTCATTATATGCATGATAAGTATTATTATGAAAGAGCGCAAATGGCTATGATTGACTCTGATCCGCATGTTGATATCGCTTATGGAGCTGCAGGGATTTCTATTATTGCAGATTCGTTATCAGCAATAAAATATGCGAAAGTAAAACCTATCAGAAATGAAAACGGAATTACAGTAGATTTTAATATTGAAGGTGATTATCCTAAGTTTGGTAATGATGACGACAGAGTCGACTCTATTGCTCAGGAAATTACAGCTTTCTTTATCAAAGAGCTTAGAAAACATACTGCATATAAAAATGCAACACCAACTCTTTCGTTATTGACGATTACATCGAATGTAATGTACGGAACCAATACAGGAGCAACTCCTGACGGACGTAAAGATGGTGAGTCTTTTGCACCGGGAGCAAACCCAATGCACGGACGTGATTCTAGTGGAGCAATTGCTTCGTTAAATTCTGTTGCAAAACTAGATTACAATGATGCACAAGATGGTATTTCTAACACGTTTTCTATGATCCCGAAATCATTAGGAGATACCAGAGAAGAGCAAGTAAGTAATCTGGTAAACACCATAGATGGTTATTTTGCACAAATGGCGCATCACTTAAATGTGAACGTATTAAATCGCGAAACCCTTCAAGATGCTTATAATCATCCTGAAAATCATCCACAATTGACCATAAGAGTTTCGGGTTATGCTGTTAATTTTGTGAGATTATCAAGAGCGCATCAGTTAGAAGTTATAGCGCGTACTTTTCATGAAGCAATGTAA
- the pflA gene encoding pyruvate formate-lyase-activating protein: protein MYFQLQDIEAAKLNIDDPDHLRIHSLETFGTHDGPGIRMVVFAQGCQFRCLYCQNPDTLDVKGGSLVEIEELVKRAVRQKSYFGKTGGVTVSGGEPLLQRNKLLHFFKLLHEQGINTCLDTNGRLNNHQAQELFDNTDLLLLDVKHINDEIHHKLTGLTNKNTLEVAAYRESTGKPMWLRYVLVPGWTDQPEYMEKWGQHFTNYKTVERVEIIPFHQLGSQKWELLNMPYALKDTAAPTPESKAEAFAIFSKYFKNVILK, encoded by the coding sequence ATGTATTTTCAATTACAAGATATTGAAGCCGCTAAATTAAACATTGATGATCCCGATCATTTAAGAATACATTCTCTCGAAACCTTTGGTACCCATGATGGTCCCGGTATTCGAATGGTGGTATTTGCACAGGGATGTCAGTTTAGGTGTTTGTATTGCCAGAACCCTGATACACTCGATGTAAAAGGAGGCTCTTTGGTCGAAATAGAAGAACTGGTAAAAAGAGCTGTTCGTCAGAAAAGCTATTTTGGTAAAACCGGAGGAGTTACAGTTTCCGGAGGAGAACCTTTACTTCAAAGAAACAAGTTACTGCACTTTTTTAAATTATTGCACGAACAGGGAATCAATACTTGTCTTGATACCAACGGAAGACTAAATAATCACCAGGCACAGGAACTTTTTGATAATACTGATCTTTTGTTATTGGATGTAAAACATATTAATGACGAGATACATCATAAATTAACCGGTTTGACGAATAAAAATACACTGGAGGTTGCTGCTTATAGAGAATCTACCGGAAAACCAATGTGGTTAAGATATGTTTTAGTTCCCGGCTGGACAGACCAACCAGAATACATGGAAAAATGGGGACAACATTTTACCAATTATAAAACGGTCGAGCGCGTAGAGATTATTCCGTTTCACCAGCTCGGATCTCAAAAATGGGAATTGCTTAATATGCCGTATGCACTTAAAGATACTGCAGCACCAACACCGGAAAGTAAAGCAGAAGCATTTGCTATTTTTAGTAAATATTTCAAAAATGTCATACTTAAGTAG
- a CDS encoding deoxyguanosinetriphosphate triphosphohydrolase, translating into MNWEQLLSLKRQGDTSKRLRVEQDDTRLGFEVDYDRIIFSAAFRSLQDKTQVIPLSKIDFVHTRLTHSLEVSVVGRSLGRLVGKKIIEKYPHLKEIHGYHMNDFGAIVAAASLAHDIGNPPFGHSGEKAIGEYFSIGNGLKYKDQLTAKEWQDLIDFEGNANGFSVLTASRPGIEGGLRISYATLGAFMKYPKESLPKKPTNDIADKKYGFFQTDKAFFEEVAKDMGMIANKSGDDIGFERHPLAYLVEAADDICYTIIDFEDGINLGLVSEDYALEYLIKLVKDNIGVAKYKTLTTKEDRISYLRALAIGTLINDAVNVFIENEEAILAGKFPFALTDKSKYKAQMNDIINLSVDKIYQSREVIEKEIVGYQIIQTLLDKFITAFNNKYEGTASNYDKLILKMLPEKHQLEKENLYERLLHICHYVSLLTDGNALELFETINGRKKN; encoded by the coding sequence ATGAACTGGGAACAACTTTTATCACTCAAACGCCAAGGCGATACTAGCAAGAGATTACGTGTAGAACAAGACGATACCCGACTGGGTTTTGAGGTTGATTATGATAGAATTATCTTTTCGGCTGCATTTCGATCACTGCAGGATAAAACACAAGTTATTCCGCTTTCTAAAATAGATTTTGTGCACACGAGACTTACGCATAGTTTAGAAGTTTCAGTGGTAGGACGTTCCTTGGGGCGTTTGGTGGGAAAAAAAATCATTGAAAAATATCCTCACTTAAAAGAAATTCACGGTTATCATATGAATGATTTTGGTGCTATTGTAGCTGCGGCTTCTTTGGCACACGATATTGGTAATCCGCCTTTTGGACATTCTGGTGAGAAAGCCATTGGAGAATATTTTTCGATAGGAAACGGTTTAAAATACAAAGATCAGTTAACCGCCAAAGAATGGCAGGATTTAATTGATTTTGAAGGAAATGCAAACGGATTTTCGGTTCTTACGGCAAGTCGTCCGGGAATCGAGGGTGGACTTAGAATTTCCTATGCTACTTTAGGTGCTTTTATGAAATATCCAAAAGAAAGCTTACCTAAAAAACCAACAAATGATATCGCCGATAAAAAATACGGTTTCTTCCAGACGGATAAAGCATTCTTCGAAGAAGTAGCCAAAGATATGGGCATGATTGCCAATAAATCAGGAGATGATATTGGTTTTGAAAGACATCCTTTAGCGTATTTGGTTGAAGCAGCAGATGATATTTGTTACACCATCATTGACTTTGAAGACGGAATAAACTTAGGATTGGTATCTGAAGATTATGCTTTAGAATATTTAATAAAACTGGTAAAAGACAATATTGGAGTTGCGAAGTACAAGACTTTAACCACCAAAGAAGATAGAATTAGTTATTTACGTGCGCTTGCAATAGGAACATTAATCAACGATGCCGTAAATGTTTTTATTGAAAATGAAGAAGCAATTCTGGCCGGAAAATTTCCTTTTGCTTTAACCGATAAAAGCAAATACAAAGCGCAAATGAATGATATCATTAATTTAAGCGTTGATAAAATCTATCAGAGCCGTGAGGTTATAGAGAAAGAAATTGTGGGTTATCAAATCATCCAGACTTTATTGGATAAATTTATTACTGCTTTTAATAATAAATACGAAGGAACTGCTTCCAACTACGATAAATTAATTTTGAAAATGTTGCCGGAAAAGCATCAATTAGAGAAAGAGAATTTATACGAACGTTTGCTTCATATTTGTCATTACGTTTCGCTTTTAACCGATGGAAATGCGTTAGAATTATTTGAAACGATTAACGGAAGAAAGAAGAATTAA
- a CDS encoding DUF3078 domain-containing protein produces the protein MKLLRSTLLLLLLLCTSHNFAQIIQTTLAPNQLPPPPSNWTKKNQLGFDISEIAFVNWSAGGTSSISGLFKGEFGRTYIKGNHKWANELIVKYGLNKQDGTELRKTDDAVMLNSTYGFRKDTISNWYYSAKFNFNTQFTNGYNYPNRDIAISKPFAPAYVFLGAGAENSNKKKNRTFYFSPITLKTTLVLDQDLANQGSFGVKKAIYAPDPMDPNSQIIVENGQKVKAEFGILLTAYMKNEIFKNIFYENRLSLYTDYLNKFGNVDVDYDTRLDLVVNAYVKANIGIHLVYDDDIKTKKDVVDPTTGSTSQVNDGPRAQLRQVLGVGLVYAFQ, from the coding sequence ATGAAATTATTGCGTTCTACCCTTTTGCTTCTATTGCTTTTGTGTACCTCACATAACTTTGCTCAAATTATACAAACGACTTTAGCGCCTAATCAGCTGCCGCCGCCACCTTCTAACTGGACTAAGAAAAATCAACTGGGATTTGATATTTCCGAAATTGCTTTTGTGAACTGGAGCGCGGGGGGAACAAGTTCGATCTCAGGTTTGTTTAAGGGTGAATTTGGAAGAACTTATATCAAAGGAAATCATAAATGGGCGAACGAACTTATTGTAAAATATGGTTTAAACAAACAAGACGGTACCGAATTAAGAAAGACTGACGATGCTGTTATGCTGAATTCTACTTACGGATTCAGAAAAGATACGATTTCGAATTGGTATTATTCGGCTAAATTTAATTTCAATACGCAGTTTACAAACGGATATAATTACCCAAACAGAGATATTGCTATTTCGAAACCTTTCGCACCAGCCTATGTATTTTTGGGAGCTGGAGCTGAAAACTCAAATAAAAAGAAAAACAGAACGTTTTACTTCTCTCCTATTACGTTAAAAACTACTTTGGTGTTAGATCAGGATTTGGCCAACCAAGGATCTTTTGGTGTTAAAAAAGCAATTTATGCTCCGGATCCTATGGATCCTAATTCTCAAATTATAGTTGAAAACGGACAAAAAGTAAAAGCGGAATTTGGTATTTTACTAACTGCATATATGAAAAACGAAATTTTCAAAAACATTTTCTACGAGAACAGATTAAGCTTATACACCGATTATTTGAACAAATTCGGAAATGTCGACGTAGATTATGATACTCGTCTGGATCTTGTTGTAAACGCTTATGTAAAAGCAAATATTGGTATTCATCTGGTTTATGATGATGATATTAAAACCAAGAAAGATGTTGTTGACCCAACTACAGGATCGACTTCTCAGGTAAACGATGGGCCAAGAGCGCAGTTAAGACAAGTTTTGGGCGTAGGTTTAGTATACGCTTTTCAATAA